TTTACCATTACCCCTTTGGTACCACCAACTTCCACCTTGATTGCACCACCTTCTACACTCTTAACTTCACCAGATTTTAAATCTCCAGCTAATACCTGACCAGGTACTACATGGTAGGTTAAAATCTTCACCAGAACTTCTTTATTTTCTGGCTTAAATAAATCCTCAACTGCATCCTTTGGCAACTTAGCAAAAGCTTCGTTGGTAGGTGCAAAGACGGTAAAAGGACCTTTTCCTTGGAGAGTTTCCACTAAACCAGCTGCTTTCAATGCTTTGACGAGGGTAGAAAATTGACTATTCGACTCTGCCAATGCAACGATATTTTTACCTGTGGTTTCCGCAGCAGGTTCTGGTTTTACTGGTGTTTCTGAGGATGGTTTTTCAGGTGCGGGAGTTTCAGGTGCGGGAGTTTCAGGTGCAGGAGTTTCCGATGTTGGGGTTTCTGGTGCAGGTTTTTCCGGTGCTGGTGTAGGATTGGGACTAGCACCAGGACAAGCAGCACGGTTATAGGGACACTCTTGCAGAATCTTCGGGTTAGGATTCAACCGTCTATTTTCTGACTTCTGAACGACGGAATCTTTGCGAGGTGCTTTTTCTTCTGCGCTATTTTCTGACTCGCTAGCAGTATTTTGTGTATTGACAATCACTCGTTGAGTACGATTGTAAGGTGCTTCACTGAAAATACTGGGACTAGGATTTAACACCTCATTGGCATTTGCAGGCAAACCCATTAGGAGACTAGCACTTGTTACTCCCACTAAGCCAGCCAATTTGGTAAGCAAATTGTTATTATCTACCTTCATAAATTTTGTTTGGCTTTAATTCCACACATTACATTAAGACTTATAACATTTTGCTACGCACTAAATCTAACTCCACAAGTATATTTTCCACAAAACAATCAGTTTCCTTGGTAACATTGAATCTGAAGATAATGCTGACACTGATCAATATCTGGTGATTGTGTGTTCATCTCCTTGATTATGG
The Calothrix sp. 336/3 DNA segment above includes these coding regions:
- a CDS encoding fasciclin domain-containing protein, producing the protein MKVDNNNLLTKLAGLVGVTSASLLMGLPANANEVLNPSPSIFSEAPYNRTQRVIVNTQNTASESENSAEEKAPRKDSVVQKSENRRLNPNPKILQECPYNRAACPGASPNPTPAPEKPAPETPTSETPAPETPAPETPAPEKPSSETPVKPEPAAETTGKNIVALAESNSQFSTLVKALKAAGLVETLQGKGPFTVFAPTNEAFAKLPKDAVEDLFKPENKEVLVKILTYHVVPGQVLAGDLKSGEVKSVEGGAIKVEVGGTKGVMVNDAKVITTDVKASNGVIHAIDNVILPPDL